The following proteins are encoded in a genomic region of Micromonospora olivasterospora:
- a CDS encoding HSP90 family protein, whose product MDRTFQVDLRGVVDLLSHHLYGSPRVYVRELMQNALDAITARRATEPDAPALVRIEPPELTGDGTLRVHDTGIGLTEAQVHELLATIGRSSKRDELGFSRHEFLGQFGIGLLSCFLVAEEIRVVTRHADQPTVLWTGHSDGRYSVALAPAGEQRPEPGTTVILAPRRDADQWFATPTVTELARLYGSLLPVTVRVGDVVTTTGEPPWPTTPGAPVDRPALIRYARQVLGVDPFDVVPLSVPEAGLTGAAFILPTPVNPAARAGHRVHLKRMLLTEHADGLLPDWAFFAHCVVDATELRPTASREALYEDTLLAATRNALGEQVRGWLVRLARHDPRRLAEFLQVHHLGVKALALHDDEMLRLVDQWWPMDTNVGTLTLAEFRQRHGVLRYAASLDEFRQLAAVAAAQDLAVVNAGYTYDAELIERLPSVDRSVLIERLEPSDLTTRFDGLDPQVELALRPFLAGAQRALERLGCEVVVRAYDPVSLPALYLVSRSAAFHDQLAASRDRADELWGGVLDALAASAPPDRPQLVLNHRNPLVRRVTTLDDPELVALAVEALYGQALLLGHHPIRAADAALLNSSFLGLLGRAVPGREVGR is encoded by the coding sequence TTGGACCGCACCTTCCAGGTCGACCTCCGCGGCGTGGTCGACCTGCTCAGTCATCATCTTTACGGCAGCCCGCGGGTCTACGTCCGCGAGCTGATGCAGAACGCGCTGGACGCGATCACCGCGCGCCGCGCCACCGAGCCGGACGCCCCGGCGCTGGTCCGGATCGAGCCGCCGGAGCTGACCGGCGACGGCACGCTGCGGGTGCATGACACCGGCATCGGGCTCACCGAGGCGCAGGTGCACGAGCTGCTGGCCACGATCGGGCGCAGCTCGAAGCGGGACGAGCTGGGCTTCTCCCGGCACGAGTTCCTCGGCCAGTTCGGCATCGGGCTGCTCTCCTGCTTCCTGGTCGCCGAGGAGATCCGGGTGGTGACCCGGCACGCCGACCAGCCCACCGTCCTCTGGACGGGCCACTCCGACGGCCGGTACTCGGTGGCCCTCGCCCCGGCCGGCGAGCAGCGGCCGGAGCCGGGCACGACTGTGATCCTCGCGCCGCGCCGCGACGCCGACCAGTGGTTCGCCACCCCGACCGTCACCGAGTTGGCCCGGCTCTACGGCTCGCTGCTGCCGGTGACCGTCCGGGTGGGCGACGTGGTGACCACGACCGGCGAGCCACCGTGGCCGACCACCCCGGGCGCGCCCGTCGACCGCCCGGCCCTGATCCGGTACGCCCGCCAGGTCCTCGGCGTCGACCCGTTCGACGTGGTGCCGCTGTCCGTGCCCGAGGCGGGGCTGACCGGGGCCGCCTTCATCCTGCCGACCCCGGTGAACCCGGCGGCCCGCGCCGGCCACCGGGTCCACCTCAAGCGGATGCTGCTCACCGAGCACGCCGACGGACTGCTGCCCGACTGGGCGTTCTTCGCCCACTGCGTCGTGGACGCCACCGAGCTGCGGCCCACCGCCAGCCGCGAGGCGCTCTACGAGGACACGCTGCTCGCGGCCACCCGGAACGCGCTCGGCGAGCAGGTGCGCGGCTGGCTGGTCCGGCTGGCCCGGCACGACCCGCGCCGGCTGGCCGAGTTCCTCCAGGTGCACCACCTCGGCGTCAAGGCCCTCGCCCTGCACGACGACGAGATGCTCCGCCTGGTCGACCAGTGGTGGCCGATGGACACCAACGTCGGCACACTCACGCTCGCCGAGTTCCGGCAGCGGCACGGCGTGCTCCGGTACGCCGCCAGCCTGGACGAGTTCCGCCAGCTCGCGGCCGTCGCCGCCGCGCAGGACCTGGCCGTGGTCAACGCCGGCTACACGTACGACGCGGAGCTGATCGAGCGGCTGCCCAGCGTGGACCGGTCGGTGCTGATCGAACGGCTGGAGCCGAGCGACCTCACCACCCGCTTCGACGGCCTGGATCCGCAGGTCGAGCTGGCCCTGCGGCCGTTCCTCGCCGGGGCGCAGCGGGCCCTGGAACGGCTGGGCTGCGAGGTGGTGGTCCGGGCGTACGATCCGGTCTCGCTGCCCGCGCTCTATCTGGTCAGCCGGTCGGCGGCGTTCCACGACCAGCTCGCCGCGAGCCGGGACCGGGCCGACGAGCTGTGGGGCGGGGTGCTCGACGCCCTGGCCGCGTCCGCCCCGCCGGACCGGCCGCAGCTGGTGCTCAACCACCGCAACCCGCTGGTGCGCCGGGTCACCACGCTGGACGACCCGGAGCTGGTCGCGCTCGCGGTCGAGGCGCTGTACGGGCAGGCCCTGCTGCTCGGGCACCATCCCATCCGCGCGGCGGACGCCGCGCTGCTGAACAGTTCATTCCTCGGCCTGCTCGGCCGGGCCGTGCCGGGACGGGAGGTCGGGCGATGA
- a CDS encoding SGNH/GDSL hydrolase family protein yields the protein MRWRSFVAVGDSFTEGMDDAYPDGTYRGWADLVATRLAAEAGPDFRYANLAIRGRLFPNVVAEQVPAAVAMKPDLISFAAGGNDVLRRTFDPNALVARFDDVVGELRSTGADLVLFRFADLMARLPGQRLVAPRIALLNKAVGETAERHGAILVDLYADDTYLNPMLWSTDRLHLSPAGHRRVAGQVLAALGVGCDEEWLMVPPYPAPTPWLAARAADLRWAGQHLMPWVKRRLTGRSSGDTITAKRPSLTPIGD from the coding sequence GTGCGCTGGCGCAGCTTCGTGGCGGTGGGCGACAGCTTCACCGAGGGCATGGACGACGCGTACCCGGACGGCACCTACCGCGGCTGGGCGGACCTGGTCGCCACCCGGCTGGCCGCCGAGGCCGGCCCCGACTTCCGGTACGCGAACCTGGCCATCCGGGGTCGCCTCTTCCCCAACGTCGTCGCCGAGCAGGTGCCGGCCGCCGTGGCGATGAAGCCCGACCTGATCAGCTTCGCGGCGGGCGGCAACGACGTGCTGCGCCGTACGTTCGACCCGAACGCCCTGGTGGCCCGCTTCGACGACGTCGTCGGTGAACTGCGCTCCACCGGCGCCGACCTGGTGCTGTTCCGGTTCGCCGACCTGATGGCCCGGCTGCCCGGCCAGCGCCTCGTCGCCCCCCGGATCGCGCTGCTCAACAAGGCGGTCGGGGAGACCGCCGAGCGGCACGGGGCGATCCTCGTCGACCTGTACGCCGACGACACGTACCTGAACCCGATGCTGTGGAGCACGGACCGGCTGCACCTCTCGCCGGCCGGGCACCGGCGGGTCGCCGGGCAGGTGCTCGCCGCGCTCGGGGTCGGCTGCGACGAGGAGTGGCTGATGGTCCCGCCGTACCCGGCCCCGACGCCCTGGCTGGCCGCCCGCGCCGCGGACCTGCGCTGGGCGGGGCAGCACCTGATGCCGTGGGTCAAGCGCCGGCTGACCGGCCGCTCATCGGGCGACACCATCACCGCGAAGCGCCCGTCGCTGACCCCGATCGGCGACTGA
- a CDS encoding SufE family protein, whose amino-acid sequence MSEMPSKLAEIVDEFAAAPRDVVLEMLLEFSDVIPPLPPELAGREGMEQVVECQTPFFLRAQVTPDGTVTTWFDCPPEAPTTRAFAGILAEGLAGANAEQVLAVPDDLYQRMGLAQAISPLRIRGGSAILARLKRQVREQAAG is encoded by the coding sequence ATGTCGGAGATGCCCAGCAAGCTGGCCGAGATCGTCGACGAGTTCGCCGCCGCGCCCCGCGACGTGGTGCTGGAGATGCTGCTGGAGTTCTCCGACGTCATCCCGCCGCTGCCGCCGGAGCTGGCCGGCCGGGAGGGCATGGAGCAGGTCGTCGAGTGTCAGACCCCGTTCTTCCTGCGCGCCCAGGTGACCCCCGACGGGACGGTGACCACCTGGTTCGACTGCCCCCCGGAGGCGCCGACCACCCGCGCGTTCGCCGGCATCCTCGCCGAGGGGCTGGCGGGGGCGAACGCCGAGCAGGTGCTCGCCGTGCCGGACGACCTCTACCAGCGGATGGGGCTCGCCCAGGCGATCAGCCCGCTGCGGATCCGGGGCGGCAGCGCGATCCTCGCCCGCCTCAAGCGCCAGGTCCGCGAGCAGGCGGCCGGCTGA
- a CDS encoding MFS transporter: MTPPAPTRAPAEGSRSDRLGRDYRLLWSAAVASRFGDSLRTPALALLAATLTRDPRAVVVVTIAAQLPPMLFGLLGGVYADRWDRRRTMAAVDGLRAAVVAALAVLVATGRAGAGMLALAAFLLAALGTLFDAASFAVPALGGASGPTRRRQRPPPGRYGGRGWPAGRPGGGAPLHGRPAPPLRPGRADLRHRRPPRPHPHRSRPAI, from the coding sequence ATGACGCCTCCTGCCCCGACCCGCGCCCCCGCCGAGGGCTCCCGCTCGGACCGGCTCGGCCGCGACTACCGGTTGCTCTGGTCCGCCGCCGTCGCCTCCCGGTTCGGCGACAGCCTGCGTACGCCCGCGCTGGCGCTGCTGGCCGCGACCCTGACCCGCGACCCCCGCGCGGTGGTCGTGGTGACCATCGCGGCGCAGCTCCCGCCGATGCTGTTCGGCCTGCTCGGCGGCGTGTACGCGGACCGCTGGGACCGGCGGCGGACGATGGCCGCCGTGGACGGGTTGCGGGCCGCCGTGGTGGCCGCGCTGGCCGTCCTCGTCGCGACCGGTCGGGCGGGGGCGGGGATGCTGGCGCTGGCCGCGTTCCTGCTGGCCGCGCTCGGCACGCTGTTCGACGCGGCGAGCTTCGCCGTGCCTGCCCTCGGTGGTGCGTCCGGACCGACTCGCCGCCGCCAACGGCCGCCTCCAGGCCGGTACGGCGGTCGCGGGTGGCCTGCTGGGCGCCCCGGTGGCGGGGCTCCTCTTCACGGCCGCCCCGCCCCTCCCCTTCGCCCTGGACGCGCTGACCTTCGCCACCGCCGCCCTCCTCGCCCTCACCCTCACCGGAGCCGCCCCGCGATCTGA
- a CDS encoding MFS transporter — MTCTCCPDTSIQIGQDGGRKCKIAERWGAVWREAWVGVVWVGRDRVVGRATGVGAITNLAISGLMAVLVLYALDVLHVPERAYGVFLAGVVLGGLAGALGAGRLAARYGTLPVLRLVLAGQTLALVGFALSRHPVPGGLALAGLAAGTSVWNSLSASYGQRHVPPALLGRVGAAQRVAGLLTAPVGAALAGLAGRAYGVAPVGWAAAATFALATVVGWRALRPAGDAPADVPAADVPAADVAAADVPAADVATADVAAAEPAARVGSG; from the coding sequence GTGACTTGCACTTGCTGCCCCGACACATCCATACAAATAGGACAAGACGGGGGCCGAAAGTGCAAGATCGCGGAGCGGTGGGGGGCGGTGTGGCGGGAGGCCTGGGTGGGGGTCGTCTGGGTGGGGCGGGATCGGGTGGTGGGGCGGGCTACCGGGGTGGGCGCCATCACCAATCTGGCGATCAGCGGCCTGATGGCGGTGCTGGTGCTCTACGCCCTGGACGTGCTCCACGTGCCCGAGCGGGCGTACGGGGTGTTCCTGGCCGGGGTGGTGCTCGGCGGGTTGGCCGGCGCGCTCGGGGCCGGCCGCCTCGCGGCCCGGTACGGCACGCTGCCCGTGCTACGCCTGGTCCTCGCCGGGCAGACGCTGGCGCTGGTCGGGTTCGCCCTGTCCCGGCACCCGGTGCCGGGCGGGCTCGCGCTCGCCGGCCTCGCCGCCGGCACGTCCGTCTGGAACAGCCTCTCGGCGTCGTACGGGCAGCGGCACGTGCCGCCCGCGCTGCTCGGCCGGGTCGGCGCGGCGCAGCGCGTGGCGGGGCTGCTGACCGCGCCGGTCGGCGCGGCACTGGCCGGGCTCGCCGGCCGCGCGTACGGGGTGGCACCGGTCGGCTGGGCCGCCGCGGCGACGTTCGCCCTGGCCACGGTCGTCGGCTGGCGCGCCCTCCGCCCCGCCGGTGACGCCCCCGCCGATGTCCCCGCCGCCGATGTCCCCGCCGCTGATGTCGCCGCCGCCGATGTCCCCGCCGCTGATGTCGCCACCGCTGATGTCGCTGCCGCCGAACCGGCGGCCCGGGTCGGCAGCGGCTGA
- a CDS encoding proline--tRNA ligase has protein sequence MLLRMSTLLLRTLREDPADAEVPSHRLLLRAGYVRRAAPGGYTWLPLGKLVLDRITEIVRAELAAIGDQEVHFPALLPAEPYRTSGRWTEYGDDIFTLADRKGAEHLLAPTHEEMAALLVKDLFSSYRDFPVTLFQIQTKFRDEARPRAGLLRGREFLMKDAYSFDLDDAGLQAAYDRHREAYQRVFDRLGLDYTVVRAMSGAMGGSASEEFLAATPVGEDTFVGCTACAYAANTEAVVTCAPAAGDPDAHPSAQVHDTPETPTIASLVELANARELGGRTDWTAADTLKNVVLTVRRPGAEAAELLVIGLPGDREVDLKRVGAALHPATVAVFEDWAGQPELVRGYIGPQILGKLGVRYLVDPRVVTGTAWLTGANEPGRHAVDVVCGRDFVPDGTIEAAEVRPGDPCPACDTGELTMRRGIEVGHIFQLGRRFTDAFAVDVLGPEGKPVRPTMGCYGIGISRAVAAVAAQHHDDRGLVWPAAVAPCDVHVVAAGKGPQLDAALDLGGRLAGAGLRVLVDDRTHVSAGVKFTDAELIGIPRAVVVGRRLADGYVEVRDRATGERAEVPVDGLVGRLLSRPGNLV, from the coding sequence ATGCTCCTGCGCATGTCGACTCTGCTGCTCCGGACCCTGCGCGAGGACCCGGCCGACGCGGAGGTGCCGAGCCACCGGCTCCTGCTCCGCGCCGGCTACGTCCGCCGCGCCGCACCGGGCGGCTACACCTGGCTGCCGCTGGGCAAGCTGGTGCTGGATCGGATCACCGAGATCGTCCGGGCGGAGCTGGCGGCGATCGGCGACCAGGAGGTGCACTTCCCGGCGCTGCTGCCGGCCGAGCCCTATCGGACCAGCGGCCGGTGGACCGAGTACGGCGACGACATCTTCACCCTGGCCGACCGCAAGGGCGCCGAGCACCTGCTCGCCCCGACCCACGAGGAGATGGCCGCACTGCTGGTGAAGGACCTGTTCAGCTCGTACCGGGACTTCCCGGTGACGCTGTTCCAGATCCAGACGAAGTTCCGGGACGAGGCGCGGCCCCGGGCCGGCCTGCTGCGCGGGCGCGAGTTCCTGATGAAGGACGCGTACTCGTTCGACCTGGACGACGCGGGGCTCCAGGCCGCGTACGACCGGCACCGGGAGGCGTACCAGCGGGTCTTCGACCGGCTCGGGCTGGACTACACGGTGGTGCGCGCGATGTCCGGGGCGATGGGCGGCTCGGCGTCGGAGGAGTTCCTGGCCGCCACGCCGGTCGGCGAGGACACGTTCGTCGGCTGCACCGCCTGCGCGTACGCGGCGAACACGGAGGCCGTCGTGACCTGCGCCCCGGCCGCCGGGGACCCGGACGCCCACCCGTCGGCGCAGGTGCACGACACCCCGGAGACGCCGACCATCGCCTCGCTGGTCGAGCTGGCCAACGCGCGCGAGCTGGGCGGCCGGACGGACTGGACCGCCGCCGACACGCTCAAGAACGTGGTACTGACCGTCCGCCGCCCCGGCGCGGAGGCGGCGGAGCTGCTGGTGATCGGCCTGCCCGGGGACCGGGAGGTGGACCTGAAGCGGGTCGGGGCGGCCCTGCACCCGGCCACCGTGGCCGTCTTCGAGGACTGGGCGGGGCAGCCCGAGCTGGTCCGCGGCTACATCGGACCGCAGATCCTCGGCAAGCTCGGCGTCCGGTACCTGGTCGATCCGCGGGTGGTGACGGGCACCGCCTGGCTGACCGGGGCGAACGAGCCCGGCCGCCACGCGGTCGACGTGGTCTGCGGGCGGGACTTCGTCCCGGACGGCACGATCGAGGCGGCCGAGGTGCGCCCGGGTGACCCGTGCCCGGCCTGCGACACCGGCGAGCTGACCATGCGCCGGGGCATCGAGGTGGGGCACATCTTCCAACTCGGCCGGCGGTTCACCGACGCGTTCGCCGTCGACGTGCTCGGCCCGGAGGGCAAGCCGGTCCGGCCGACCATGGGCTGCTACGGCATCGGGATCTCGCGGGCCGTGGCGGCGGTGGCCGCGCAGCACCACGACGACCGGGGACTGGTCTGGCCGGCGGCGGTCGCGCCGTGCGACGTACACGTGGTGGCGGCCGGGAAGGGGCCGCAGCTCGACGCGGCGCTGGACCTCGGCGGGCGCCTCGCGGGCGCCGGCCTGCGGGTGCTGGTCGACGACCGCACGCACGTCTCGGCGGGGGTGAAGTTCACCGACGCGGAGCTGATCGGCATCCCACGCGCCGTCGTGGTCGGCCGCCGTCTCGCCGACGGGTACGTCGAGGTGCGCGACCGGGCCACCGGCGAGCGGGCCGAGGTGCCGGTGGACGGGCTGGTCGGCCGACTGCTGTCCCGACCCGGAAACCTGGTGTAG
- a CDS encoding DsbA family oxidoreductase, whose protein sequence is MEIEIYADVVCPWCYIGKRRLEQALASYDGEASVRYRPFQLDPSPVPAPRPLVEGMAAKFGGRERAEQMFAHVTRVAADAGLRLHFDRAVMANTFDAHRLVRYATERGRAAETVDALYRAHFTDGVDVGSREALARIAADVGLDETEARSYLDSERGAPELAAELAAARNFGVTSVPTFVLAGKYAVTGAQEPETLLAALAEVERLESTAP, encoded by the coding sequence ATGGAGATCGAGATCTACGCCGACGTGGTCTGCCCCTGGTGCTACATCGGCAAGCGCCGGCTGGAGCAGGCCCTGGCGTCGTACGACGGCGAGGCGAGCGTCCGGTACCGCCCGTTCCAGCTCGACCCGTCGCCGGTGCCGGCGCCCCGGCCGTTGGTCGAGGGGATGGCCGCGAAGTTCGGCGGCCGGGAGCGGGCCGAGCAGATGTTCGCCCACGTGACCCGGGTCGCCGCGGACGCCGGGCTGCGGCTGCACTTCGACCGTGCGGTGATGGCCAACACGTTCGACGCCCACCGGCTCGTCCGGTACGCCACCGAGCGGGGCCGCGCCGCGGAGACCGTGGACGCCCTGTACCGGGCGCACTTCACCGACGGGGTGGACGTGGGGTCGCGCGAGGCGCTGGCCCGGATCGCCGCCGACGTCGGCCTCGACGAGACGGAGGCGCGCTCCTACCTCGACTCGGAGCGGGGGGCACCGGAATTGGCCGCCGAGTTGGCCGCCGCCCGGAACTTCGGCGTGACCAGCGTTCCGACGTTCGTGCTGGCCGGAAAGTACGCGGTCACGGGCGCGCAGGAGCCGGAGACGCTGCTCGCCGCACTGGCCGAGGTCGAGCGCCTGGAGTCGACGGCACCCTGA
- a CDS encoding TetR/AcrR family transcriptional regulator, protein MTVEQQARGAAGSGRRRSRRDEILEIAVGLFAARGYHGVSMDDIGAAAGVTGPALYHHFAGKEAMLAAALIPVSEELLAGGRERSAGHPDDPRGTLESLIDFHVDFALANPAVIALHLHELDRLPDEPRRRIRRLQRLYVEEWVTVLTALHPGLPDGEARVLAHAAFGLMNSTPFLGGEVDRRRRAALLRAATLAALLAETGA, encoded by the coding sequence GTGACTGTGGAACAGCAGGCTCGGGGAGCGGCGGGCAGCGGGCGGCGACGGTCCCGACGGGACGAGATTCTGGAGATCGCGGTCGGTCTCTTCGCGGCGCGGGGCTACCACGGGGTCTCGATGGACGACATCGGCGCCGCCGCCGGTGTGACCGGTCCCGCCCTCTACCACCACTTCGCCGGCAAGGAGGCGATGCTGGCCGCCGCGTTGATCCCGGTCAGCGAGGAGCTGCTCGCGGGCGGCCGGGAGCGCTCCGCCGGCCACCCGGACGACCCGCGCGGCACCCTGGAGTCGTTGATCGATTTCCACGTCGACTTCGCGCTGGCCAACCCGGCGGTGATCGCTCTGCACCTGCACGAGCTGGACCGGCTGCCGGACGAGCCGCGCCGCCGCATCCGCCGGCTCCAGCGGCTGTACGTCGAGGAGTGGGTGACCGTCCTGACCGCGCTGCATCCGGGCCTGCCCGACGGGGAGGCGCGGGTGCTGGCGCACGCCGCGTTCGGCCTGATGAACTCGACGCCGTTCCTCGGCGGTGAGGTCGACCGGCGGCGGCGGGCCGCGCTGCTGCGCGCCGCCACGCTGGCCGCCCTGCTCGCCGAGACGGGCGCCTGA
- a CDS encoding IS110 family transposase produces the protein MRGLPEEIPDADSEKVWERVCAVDVAKESGMVCTRLPAAGGRRVSRVWQVTATTNAVSDLAADLVAAGVERVTVESTSDYWRIWFYLFEAAGLDVQLVNARDVKNVPGRPKTDKLDAVWLAKLTEKGLLRPSFVPAAPVRVLRDYTRMRVDLVRDRTRYWSRLEKLLEDALIKVSSVASTLRTVSTRDMVEALIAGQRDPATLASLAHGALRRKRNALIEALTGRFDDHHGELARILLDQIDRLDTEIAKLTTRIGQILDDIDPPSQPGGGDGDTPAPDARRRLAEIPGISTESAQLIIAEIGLDMTRFPTAAHLVSWAKLCPRTIQSGTSLTAGKTGKGNPYLKGALGMAAATVARGKGTFLSERYRRLVTRRGRGKAKVAVARSILVIIWHLLNDPTARYHDLGADFHERRINTTRKINSLVRQLEALGHTVTLQPTT, from the coding sequence ATGCGCGGGTTACCCGAAGAGATCCCGGACGCTGACAGCGAGAAGGTCTGGGAGCGGGTGTGTGCGGTCGATGTGGCCAAGGAGTCGGGGATGGTGTGTACCCGGCTACCCGCCGCGGGTGGGCGGCGGGTGAGCCGGGTGTGGCAGGTGACGGCGACCACGAACGCGGTCAGTGACCTTGCCGCCGATCTGGTGGCGGCGGGGGTGGAGAGGGTCACCGTGGAAAGCACGTCGGACTACTGGCGGATCTGGTTCTACCTGTTCGAGGCAGCCGGGTTGGACGTGCAGTTGGTCAACGCCCGTGACGTCAAGAACGTGCCCGGGCGGCCGAAGACCGACAAGCTGGACGCGGTGTGGTTGGCCAAGCTCACCGAGAAGGGCCTGTTGCGGCCCTCGTTCGTGCCTGCGGCTCCGGTGCGGGTGTTGCGTGACTACACCCGGATGCGGGTGGATCTGGTCCGGGACCGGACCCGCTACTGGTCGAGGTTGGAGAAACTGCTTGAAGACGCCCTGATCAAGGTGTCGTCGGTGGCCTCCACCCTGCGGACGGTGTCGACGCGGGACATGGTTGAGGCGTTGATCGCCGGTCAACGTGATCCGGCGACCCTCGCCTCGCTGGCCCACGGAGCGCTGCGCCGCAAACGCAACGCCCTCATCGAGGCACTCACCGGCCGCTTCGACGACCATCACGGCGAGTTGGCCCGGATCCTGCTCGACCAGATCGACCGCCTCGACACCGAGATCGCGAAACTCACCACACGGATCGGGCAGATACTCGACGACATCGACCCACCGTCCCAGCCGGGCGGCGGCGACGGCGACACCCCGGCGCCAGACGCCCGGCGGCGCCTGGCCGAGATCCCGGGCATCAGCACCGAGTCCGCGCAACTGATCATCGCCGAGATCGGTCTGGACATGACACGGTTCCCCACCGCGGCGCACCTGGTGTCCTGGGCGAAGCTGTGTCCGCGCACCATCCAGTCCGGTACCAGCCTCACCGCGGGCAAGACAGGCAAAGGCAATCCGTACCTCAAAGGCGCCCTCGGTATGGCCGCAGCCACCGTCGCCCGCGGCAAGGGAACGTTCCTGTCCGAACGCTACCGGCGTCTGGTCACACGTCGAGGCAGAGGCAAGGCCAAGGTCGCCGTCGCCCGCTCCATCCTCGTGATCATCTGGCACCTGCTCAACGACCCAACCGCCCGTTACCACGATCTCGGCGCCGACTTCCACGAACGCCGTATCAACACCACCCGGAAGATCAACAGCCTGGTCCGGCAACTCGAAGCCCTCGGCCACACCGTCACCCTGCAACCGACAACCTGA
- a CDS encoding CBS domain-containing protein has protein sequence MTGYRVSDVMTKQVVYLPAETTLDEAARVMRESDIGDVVVTDGASLAGMLTDRDIVVRAVAERSDPAVTTIGSIVTREVVMIEQHSTAGEAAALMRERGIRRVLVCDAERKLVGIVSLGDLAMRLDPESALSDISEKSPTS, from the coding sequence ATGACCGGTTACCGGGTCAGCGACGTGATGACGAAGCAGGTGGTGTACCTGCCGGCGGAGACCACCCTGGACGAGGCGGCCAGGGTGATGAGGGAGTCGGACATCGGCGACGTGGTGGTCACCGACGGCGCCAGCCTCGCCGGCATGCTGACCGACCGTGACATCGTGGTCCGGGCGGTGGCCGAGCGCAGCGACCCGGCCGTCACCACCATCGGGTCGATCGTCACCCGGGAGGTGGTGATGATCGAGCAGCACTCGACCGCCGGGGAGGCCGCGGCGCTGATGCGCGAGCGGGGCATCCGCCGGGTCCTGGTCTGCGACGCCGAGCGCAAGCTCGTCGGGATCGTCTCCCTCGGCGACCTGGCGATGCGGCTGGACCCCGAGTCGGCGCTCAGCGACATCAGCGAGAAGTCTCCGACCAGCTGA
- a CDS encoding sulfurtransferase, whose translation MAVPSDPDPRLQSYADPQRLVTTEWLAEHLGDEGLVVVESDEDVLLYDTGHIPGAVKVDWHTELNDQVTRDYLDGPAFAELCAAKGIGRDDTVVFYGDNFNWWAAYALWVFSLFGHPDVRLLDGGRQKWVAEGRGLTRERVARPRAQYPVPVRDDAPIRAYREQVMTHVAAGRPLVDVRSPGEYTGEMLHMPDYPQEGALRGGHIPGAVNKPWKSAANDDGTFRSPDELRGIYADQLGLSPHDDVIAYCRIGERSSHTWFVLRHLLGWPQVRNYDGSWTEWGNLVRAPVVRGDQPGGLAG comes from the coding sequence ATGGCTGTGCCGAGTGATCCCGACCCCCGCCTCCAGTCGTACGCCGACCCCCAGCGGCTGGTCACCACCGAATGGCTCGCCGAGCACCTGGGCGACGAGGGACTCGTCGTCGTCGAGTCCGACGAGGACGTGCTGCTCTACGACACCGGGCACATCCCGGGCGCCGTCAAGGTCGACTGGCACACGGAGCTGAACGACCAGGTCACCCGCGACTACCTGGACGGTCCCGCCTTCGCCGAGTTGTGCGCCGCCAAGGGCATCGGCCGCGACGACACCGTCGTCTTCTACGGCGACAACTTCAATTGGTGGGCCGCGTACGCCCTCTGGGTCTTCTCCCTGTTCGGGCACCCGGACGTGCGGCTGCTCGACGGCGGCCGGCAGAAGTGGGTGGCCGAGGGGCGGGGGCTGACCCGCGAGCGGGTGGCCCGGCCCCGCGCGCAGTACCCGGTGCCGGTGCGCGACGACGCGCCGATCCGGGCGTACCGGGAGCAGGTGATGACGCACGTCGCCGCCGGCCGGCCGCTGGTCGACGTCCGGTCGCCGGGCGAGTACACGGGCGAGATGCTGCACATGCCGGACTACCCGCAGGAGGGGGCGCTGCGCGGCGGGCACATTCCGGGCGCGGTGAACAAGCCGTGGAAGTCCGCGGCCAACGACGACGGCACCTTCAGGTCGCCGGACGAGCTGCGCGGCATCTACGCCGACCAACTCGGGCTGAGCCCGCACGACGACGTGATCGCGTACTGCCGGATCGGCGAGCGGTCCAGCCACACCTGGTTCGTGCTGCGCCACCTGCTCGGCTGGCCGCAGGTGCGCAACTACGACGGCTCGTGGACCGAGTGGGGCAACCTGGTCCGGGCCCCCGTGGTGCGGGGCGACCAGCCGGGCGGCCTCGCCGGCTGA